The window ACAAGTAAAACGCCCTTTATTTATGAATACATGAGAACCGTGACCACCCTTGCAGGATCTGGGGTTGCCGGATTTGCAAATGGGCAGGGCACTGACGCCAAGTTTAATTTTAGTGGTCAATCCTGGTACCGTTGCAGTGGTATTGTCGTTGATAATAACCTGAATGTATATGTTACCGATGTAGGTAACCAATGCATTCGGAAAATTGATAAAGATGGAAATGTCACCACTTTTGCAGGTAACCCAGGTAATGCCGGTTATCAGGATGGGAAAGGAACCGCTGCTAAGTTTAGTCTTCCTTACGGTTTAACAATTGATGACAAAGGGAATTTATACAGTGTTGATCCCGGTAACTGGGATATCAGAAAAATAACTCCAGATGGAACGGCAACTTTGCTTGCATGGGCCAATCAGGAGCCCTGGAGTGTGGCCTTTGATAAGAAAAGTGGAAACGTATTTTATACCAGCTGTAATTCGCCTGGAAATGTTTATCAGCTTACGCCCTCAGGGGTAACCACCCAGGTCATTAGCGGCCTTAATTACCCCTCAGCAATGGCTTTTGACGATGCAGGCAATCTGTTTGTCACTGTACATGGTGATCATATGATTAAAAAATTTCTAACTGGTAGCTGGACAGGGAGTATTGTTGCTGGTTCAGGAACGGCAGGCTATTTTGATGGACCGGCGAAAAGCGCAAAATTTTCTTTACCCTGGGGTATGTCTATCGATGGGACAAATAATTTAT is drawn from Pedobacter sp. HDW13 and contains these coding sequences:
- a CDS encoding IPT/TIG domain-containing protein produces the protein MKKYINACLFIIAVLVVVTTGCKKEKGFTHDASSPITITQILPEKGSGGTEILINGSNFTTDTSQVKVSLNGKSLKVIGVNGEQLMVVVPKKAGSGVITVTIGGKSTTSKTPFIYEYMRTVTTLAGSGVAGFANGQGTDAKFNFSGQSWYRCSGIVVDNNLNVYVTDVGNQCIRKIDKDGNVTTFAGNPGNAGYQDGKGTAAKFSLPYGLTIDDKGNLYSVDPGNWDIRKITPDGTATLLAWANQEPWSVAFDKKSGNVFYTSCNSPGNVYQLTPSGVTTQVISGLNYPSAMAFDDAGNLFVTVHGDHMIKKFLTGSWTGSIVAGSGTAGYFDGPAKSAKFSLPWGMSIDGTNNLYIAGNGAGGGGLSNPDQSIRYIDALSYEVSTFAGSGTAGNVNGIGKAAAFSSPAGVTVDKNGTVYVLDRNNNCVRKIVSE